The DNA window AATTTCCACAATGTTAATGTGAACACGTTTACCAGTTAATTTGTTAAGTTCTTTACGAAGTGCTTCAACTTCTGAACCACCTTTACCAATAACCATTCCTGGCTTGGCAGTATGAATTGATACGTTTACGCGGTTAGCTGCACGTTCAATTTCAACGGTTGATACAGAGGCATCAGCAAGTCGCTTTTCAATATACTTACGGATTCGAAGGTCTTCGTTAAGGTAATCAGCAAAGTCCTTGTCAGCGTACCACTTTGCAGTCCAATCACGAATGACCCCAACACGAAAACCATTAGGATTGATCTTTTGACCCACTATTCATTCCTCCTATCGTTCTGTAACAACCACTGTAATATGACTAGTCCGCTTGTTAATTGGAGAAGCAGAACCCTTAGCACGAGGACGGAACCGTTTAAGAGTTGGTCCTTCGTTAGCAAAGGCTTCACTTACAACCAATGAAGCACGATCTAAGTCGAAATTGTTTTCAGCGTTTGCAACAGCAGATTTTAATACTTTTTCAACATCTGAAGCGGCACCACGAGGGGTGAACTTCAAAATAGCAAATGCTTCGGCAACACTCTTGCCACGAATGGCATCTAATACAAGACGAACCTTACGAGCAGAAACCCGTACCATCTTGGCAGTAGCCTTAGCTGACGTAATGTTTTCAGCCATATGTTATTTCACCCTCCTTACTTACCTGTCTTCTTGTCATCAGAAGCATGACCATGGAAAGTCCGAGTAGGAACAAATTCACCTAACTTGTGACCAACCATGTCTTCTTGTACGTAAACTGGCACGTGCTTCCGACCATCATATACTGCAAATGTGTAACCAATAAAACTTGGGAAAATGGTAGAACGACGTGACCATGTCTTGATGACAGTCTTCTTTTCAGAACCTTCTTGCTCCTTAACCTTCTTCAGTAATGAAGCATCAGCGAAAGGTCCTTTTTTCAAACTACGACCCATTTAGTGTACCTCCTCTCGGGTATTAGAACGTATATAAATATTAACGAGTATGTGGACCGCGCTTCCGACCACGAACAATGAACTTGTTTGAACGAGCTTTGTGTGAACGGGTCTTCTTACCAACAGTCTTCTTACCCCATGGAGAAAGAGGAGATGGTAAACCAACTGGTTGCTTACCTTCACCACCACCATGTGGGTGATCGTTAGGGTTCATAACAGAACCACGAACGTGTGGACGTTGACCAGCATAACGAGTACGACCAGCCTTACCTTTAATAATCAAGGCGTGTTCATCATTACCAACAGTACCGATAGTAGCACGGCAAGTAGCAAGGACCATACGAACTTCACCAGAAGAAAGACGTACTAATACGTATTTTTCTTCCTTACCAAGTAATTGAGCTGAGGCACCAGCTGAACGAGCAAGTTGACCACCTTTACCTGGTTTTAATTCAATATTGTGAATAACAGTACCAACTGGAATGTTCTTTAAAGGAAGAGCATTACCAACCTTGATATCAGCATCAGGACCAGATTGAACGGTCATGCCAACCTTCAAGCCCTTAGGTGCGATGATGTATGATTTAGTACCATCAGCGTAAACAAGTAAAGCAATGTTTGCAGTACGATTTGGATCGTATTCAATTGCCTTAACAGTTGCTGGAACATCATCTTTAATTCGCTTAAAGTCAATAATACGGTATTGACGCTTTGTACCACCACCACGGTGACGAACAGTAATGTGACCATAGCTGTTACGACCAGCAGTGTGCTTTAACGGAGCCAATAATGACTTTTCAGGTGTTGTCTTCGTGATTTCAGCAAAGTCGTAACCGTTCATATTACGGCGACCGTTAGTGGTTGCTTTATATTTACGAATTCCCACTGTTTTTTCCTCCTTTTTTAATGATTAGTTTTCGTTGTTGTCGTTAAACAACTTAATTTCATTTGAGTCGGCAGATAAAGTAACAATAGCCTTACGACGACGCTTAGTGTATCCTTCGTAACGACCTTGGCGCTTTAACTTACCTTTTACATTCATAATGTTAACTTTTACAACGTTAACGCCAAAAATTTCTTCAACAGCATTTTTAACTTGTGTCTTAGTTGCTCGTAAATCAACATCAAAAGTGTAACGCTTGTTGTCCATGCCAGCCATTGAAGCTTCAGTAACTACTGGACGTAAAATAATGTCGCGTGCTTCCATTATGCGAGCACCTCCTCTACTTGAGAAAGAGCTGACTTAGTGATAACAATCTTTTGGTTATCAACAACGTTCAAGATGTTAACACCTGCTGGAGTAACAACTGTAGCATTAGCTAAGTTACGTGCTGATAAAGCAGCATTCTTGTCGTCATCAGTAACAACAACTAATGTCTTTTCAGCAACGTTTAAGTTACCCATAACATCAGCGAATTCCTTTGTCTTTGGTGCATCAAAGTTTAATGCATCAACTACTACAAAGCTGTTATCAAGAACCTTTTGGGAAAGGGCAGACTTGATTGCAAGTTGACGAACCTTACGAGGAAGGCTGTACTTATATGAACGTGGAGTAGGTCCAAAAACAATACCACCACCACGGAATTGTGGAGAACGGATAGAACCTTGACGAGCACGACCAGTACCCTTTTGACGCCATGGCTTCTTACCACCACCGCTAACTGCAGAACGATTCTTTACAGCATGTGTACCTTGACGTAATGAAGCACGTTGACGCAAAATTGCATCAAATACAACATTTTCATTTGGTTCAACACCAAATACTGCATCGTTTAATTCAACAGTACCGTTTTGGCTACCATCTTGTTTATACAAATTAACGCTAGTCATTATTTACTTCCTCCTTTCTTATTATTTGTTGTGTTGTTTGCTAAGGCTCTTCTTAGTATTAGCCTTAACTGAGTTCTTAATAGTTACGTAAGACTTGTTTGCACCAGGAACATTACCCTTGATGAGTAATACGTTGTTGTCAAGATCAACCTTAACAACTTGTAAGTGTTGCATGGTAACAGTCTTGCCACCCATACGACCAGGGAGCTTCATACCCTTGAAAACCCGGTTGATAATGGCACCCAATGAACCAGGACGACGGTGGTAACGAGAACCGTGTGCCATAGGTCCACGAGATTGGTTATCCTTATGGATGTTACCTTGGTAACCATGACCCTTAGTAGTACCCGTAACGTCGACAGTTTCACCTTCTGCGAAAACGTCAGCCTTAACTTCGTCTCCGACTTTAATGTCCCCTAATTCAGCATCGCGGATTTCACCGATGAAGCGCTTAGGGGTCGTGTTTGCTTTTGCTGCATGACCTTGTTCAGGTTTGTTGCTCAAAACTTCCCGCTTGTCATCAAAACCAAGTTGTACAGCACTGTAACCATCGTTTTCAACGGTCTTAATTTGCATTACAACGTTTGGTGTAACATCGATAACAGTAACTGGAACTAATTCACCATTGTCAGTGAATACTTGAGTCATTCCAACCTTTTTACCTAAGATTCCTTTGGTCATGAGTACACCTCCAATTTTATGTTTTATGTATTATTCTTATTCTAACAATTAAAGCTTGATTTCAATATCAACACCACTAGGAAGATCGAGCTTCATTAATGAATCAACGGTCTTAGGTGTTGGGTCAACAATATCGATTAAACGCTTGTGTGTGCGCATTTCGAATTGCTCCCGTGACTTCTTAAATTTGTGTGGTGAACGGATAACAGTGTAGATAGTCCGTTCAGTTGGTAACGGAATAGGACCTGAAATTTGAGCACCTGTCCGCTTAGCGGTTTCAACAATCTTATCAGCAGATTGATCTAAAATACGGTGTTCATAAGCCTTTAACCGAATACGAATCTTTTGTTTTGCCATTATGTTCCCTCCTTCGTCAGATTTGAAATTTGACTAGCTCCGCGGAAATTACCGCCACATCCTGTGGCAAAGCGGCCGGGTGTGTCGCAACCTTCCGTATCAACGCTTCGCAGCTTTCACTTAATAGGGGGTAAGGCAAATCTACCTCCAAAGCTCAAGCACCTATCCATAATACTAAAGAAACGTAATTAGATCAAGGGAAATTTTAGAATATTTTCAATTGAAATATTTTTGTAAAATTTTCTCCCTAAATTAGTTACCCGAAATGTCAATTTAAGTTAGAAAGAAAATAGTTGCTCATCAGTGACGTAAGACATGAATACTTCATATGGAGTTCGATAGCCTAGTGATTTACGGGGCAGGTTATTTCGCTTACTCATCAGTTGGGTTACCAATTCATCAGGAAGATTGCGGAAATCTAGCTGTTTCGTTAAGCCATCCCGGCGTAAAAGACCGTTGTTGTTTTCGTTCAGCCCTCGTTGATTGGGAGCACCAACCTCAGCAAAGTAAGTGTGAAGGTCAAATTGATTGGCAATCTCGCGCCAGCCGGCGAATTCTTTTCCGTTGTCAAAGGTAATCGATTTGAAGAAGTGCCGCGGGAATTTCCGAAGCCACTGACTTAAGTGTTGGTTAATCGCATTAGCCGTCTTTTCGTGCACATTGAGTACAATTTCGACCTTCGATTGGCGTTCGGTCAGGGTCATTACCGCCCCTTGGTGCTTTTTGCCTTGGACGGTATCAGCTTCAAGGGGCCCAAATTCAGTGGCATAGTGCGGAAAGTCCTTGGCACGCTCGTGAATACTTCGCCCCAATTGGCCAGCCTTCCCGCGGCGCTCGACATAGCCATTCGGGTGCCGCTTACCTCGCATCGGCAAGGAACGGACATCGAAGCCGAACTGGCCACGTTCAAACATCCGGTAAAGAGTTCGCCGGTTACAACTAATTGGGCGCTCAGCGCGCCCAATAATGGTATCAGGCGTCCACCTCTGGGCAATTTTGTCGTTGATATAAGTGAGTTCAGCCAGTGACAACTGAGTACGTTTTCGGCCACAACGTTGCTTATTGCGCATATAGTGATCTTGATAATCAGCAATTGAGGCACCGGTTTCCAGGTAACGATAAACGCGATAAACGGTTTCGGCGCAACGGTTGATCATTTGGGCCACTCGGTACGCTTTAAGCTTTTGCACGAAAGAATGGGCGATGATTGTCAGCTCGTTTGTGGTAAGATGGGTGTAAGTCATTTGTGGTTTCCTTTCTTTTGTTTAGGGGTATTCAAAAGTCTACCACAAATGGCTTTTCTATTTTTCTAACTTAATTTTACAAACGGCGTTAAAAATTAGAGATCCTAAATTTCAAGAATAAGTTAGCCACTGGACTCAAATAAATAATACTGACCAATTGATTATTGGTTGATGGAGCTGTGATATCTCTTGGTAGAAGGCCTTACGATAGATATCCATTGACGAATGTCCATTAAACATAGCTCGTGGATAGTGATTCATCCAATCATTAGTCGCTATGATCTGAGCACTACTATAGTTATTTATAGCTTCACCTTTGGTAATCTCCTTGCGGAGAAACCGGTTATTGATCTCATTGGATCCACGTTCCCAAGGGGAATACGGATCAGCATAGAAAACATGATCGTGAACTTGTGTTAACTCACTAAATTCTGAACCGTTGTCAGAGGTTATTGTCTTAAAGATGCGATAGTAAGCATCTGTGCCCATTTTCTGGCGTAAATTTATAAAGAACTGATTTACTGCATGCGCAGTTTTACCAGCAATTTTACTCGTGATATTAACTCGTGAAAGGCGATCAGTCATTACTAGTACAACACTGTCATTACCGTTTTTCTGTCCCTGAACTGTATCTAGTTCCCAATGGCCAATTTCGGACCGTTGGTCCGCAGTTTGAGGTCGTTGAGCAATATTAGGCCCTAAGCACCTTTTAGCTTGCGGATGAGTTCGATGATGCTTACGTTTAGGTTTTTCAAAGAGGTCTAAATTGGACGTACGAAGCACACCCTCATTAATCCATTGATATAAAGTTACAACCGACTTTGGGATCAGGGTGCCATCATTCATTAAATCTCGAGCCTTATAAATAACCGCTTGTGGGGAGTAATGGTGGTCGTCAAACTCACCAAGCATTAGCTGATCAGCTAATCGTAAAAATTGCTTTGAAGAATAATATAAGCGACGACGACCAGAATGGCGGTGATGTTCAAGATATGTGGCCTGACCAGCTTCATAACTATAGATGTAGTAAGAATATTCGTAAATCTTACCATTAGATTTTTGACGACGAAGTTGGCGGACCGTACCACGGTTGAGCTCGTTATTAATTGTTTGATGATTAACTCCTAATTGGCGACCAATTGCGCGATTGGAAAGTCCTTGCGACTTTAAAGTCGCAATCATCACACGTTCTTCTTTAGTAAGATGAGCATTCTTTTTATGAGTAGTCAATAAACTAGTAGACATGGTATCATTTAAGTGCGTCATTTGACGGACATCCTTTCATATAGGTTTGGTTCACTTAATATGATACCTGATGTCACGCCGAATGGCGTTTTTTATTTACCACCAACTGGGTGGCTAACTTCATTCTATAATCCACCAAAAATTAGAGATACTAAAATACCATTAATTTTTCTGATGTATTAAAAAGTAATTTATACGTTTTGATGAAACTCATTAAAATACTTTTTGAATTTTGGCTCTACAATATCTGGTGTTGATATAGAAATATCACTTTCTATACCAATACTAGATTTTTTGTTTTCAAACTAAAAAAGAGGCATGCCCTCTGATACAATGAAATCGCCAAATCACATAGTAAAGAAGGTAACCTCCATGGATAATGATACAAGGACTCTCCTCAATTTAACAGACCCTCATTTAAATTTTCCTCATCATTGGCTTAAATATAAATCAATTAAAAACGTTCGGGTGGCACAAATATCCTGTACCCTTTCTTATATCCCGCGTGCTTGTCCAAATTGTGGCGTTATTAATCGTGG is part of the Limosilactobacillus reuteri genome and encodes:
- a CDS encoding IS30 family transposase gives rise to the protein MTHLNDTMSTSLLTTHKKNAHLTKEERVMIATLKSQGLSNRAIGRQLGVNHQTINNELNRGTVRQLRRQKSNGKIYEYSYYIYSYEAGQATYLEHHRHSGRRRLYYSSKQFLRLADQLMLGEFDDHHYSPQAVIYKARDLMNDGTLIPKSVVTLYQWINEGVLRTSNLDLFEKPKRKHHRTHPQAKRCLGPNIAQRPQTADQRSEIGHWELDTVQGQKNGNDSVVLVMTDRLSRVNITSKIAGKTAHAVNQFFINLRQKMGTDAYYRIFKTITSDNGSEFSELTQVHDHVFYADPYSPWERGSNEINNRFLRKEITKGEAINNYSSAQIIATNDWMNHYPRAMFNGHSSMDIYRKAFYQEISQLHQPIINWSVLFI
- the rpsS gene encoding 30S ribosomal protein S19, with translation MGRSLKKGPFADASLLKKVKEQEGSEKKTVIKTWSRRSTIFPSFIGYTFAVYDGRKHVPVYVQEDMVGHKLGEFVPTRTFHGHASDDKKTGK
- a CDS encoding IS30 family transposase, translated to MTYTHLTTNELTIIAHSFVQKLKAYRVAQMINRCAETVYRVYRYLETGASIADYQDHYMRNKQRCGRKRTQLSLAELTYINDKIAQRWTPDTIIGRAERPISCNRRTLYRMFERGQFGFDVRSLPMRGKRHPNGYVERRGKAGQLGRSIHERAKDFPHYATEFGPLEADTVQGKKHQGAVMTLTERQSKVEIVLNVHEKTANAINQHLSQWLRKFPRHFFKSITFDNGKEFAGWREIANQFDLHTYFAEVGAPNQRGLNENNNGLLRRDGLTKQLDFRNLPDELVTQLMSKRNNLPRKSLGYRTPYEVFMSYVTDEQLFSF
- the rplD gene encoding 50S ribosomal protein L4; this translates as MTSVNLYKQDGSQNGTVELNDAVFGVEPNENVVFDAILRQRASLRQGTHAVKNRSAVSGGGKKPWRQKGTGRARQGSIRSPQFRGGGIVFGPTPRSYKYSLPRKVRQLAIKSALSQKVLDNSFVVVDALNFDAPKTKEFADVMGNLNVAEKTLVVVTDDDKNAALSARNLANATVVTPAGVNILNVVDNQKIVITKSALSQVEEVLA
- the rplW gene encoding 50S ribosomal protein L23; this translates as MEARDIILRPVVTEASMAGMDNKRYTFDVDLRATKTQVKNAVEEIFGVNVVKVNIMNVKGKLKRQGRYEGYTKRRRKAIVTLSADSNEIKLFNDNNEN
- the rplV gene encoding 50S ribosomal protein L22; its protein translation is MAENITSAKATAKMVRVSARKVRLVLDAIRGKSVAEAFAILKFTPRGAASDVEKVLKSAVANAENNFDLDRASLVVSEAFANEGPTLKRFRPRAKGSASPINKRTSHITVVVTER
- the rpsJ gene encoding 30S ribosomal protein S10, with product MAKQKIRIRLKAYEHRILDQSADKIVETAKRTGAQISGPIPLPTERTIYTVIRSPHKFKKSREQFEMRTHKRLIDIVDPTPKTVDSLMKLDLPSGVDIEIKL
- the rplB gene encoding 50S ribosomal protein L2, with the protein product MGIRKYKATTNGRRNMNGYDFAEITKTTPEKSLLAPLKHTAGRNSYGHITVRHRGGGTKRQYRIIDFKRIKDDVPATVKAIEYDPNRTANIALLVYADGTKSYIIAPKGLKVGMTVQSGPDADIKVGNALPLKNIPVGTVIHNIELKPGKGGQLARSAGASAQLLGKEEKYVLVRLSSGEVRMVLATCRATIGTVGNDEHALIIKGKAGRTRYAGQRPHVRGSVMNPNDHPHGGGEGKQPVGLPSPLSPWGKKTVGKKTRSHKARSNKFIVRGRKRGPHTR
- the rplC gene encoding 50S ribosomal protein L3; translated protein: MTKGILGKKVGMTQVFTDNGELVPVTVIDVTPNVVMQIKTVENDGYSAVQLGFDDKREVLSNKPEQGHAAKANTTPKRFIGEIRDAELGDIKVGDEVKADVFAEGETVDVTGTTKGHGYQGNIHKDNQSRGPMAHGSRYHRRPGSLGAIINRVFKGMKLPGRMGGKTVTMQHLQVVKVDLDNNVLLIKGNVPGANKSYVTIKNSVKANTKKSLSKQHNK